The DNA region TCGTCCTCGCACCAGAAGGCGCTGCTGGCCAACCTGGCCACGTCGCTCTTCGAGCATGGCCGCATCAAGACGACCGAGCCGAAGGCACGGGCGTTGCGTCCGTACGCGGAGAAGCTCATCACCCATGCCAAGAAGGGCACGCTGCACAACCGGCGTGAGGTGATGAAGAAGATCCGCGACAAGGACGTCGTGCACATCCTGTTCGCCGAGATCGGGCCGTTCTTCTCCGATCGCAGCGGTGGCTACACCCGGATCATCAAGGTCGAGGCCCGCAAGGGTGACAACGCGCCGATGGCGGTCATCGAGCTGGTGCGCGAGAAGACCGTGACGTCGGAGGCGGACCGGGCCCGCCGGGTGTCTTCGTCGAAGACCGAGCAGCCGGTTGCCGCCGCGGCGGCGCCGCAGGCCGCTGTCGAGCCGGAGGCCGCGGAAGGGCCCACGGCCGATGAGGTCGAAGCGGTCGACGAGACGCCGATCGCCGAGGAGGCCGAGGTCGAGACCCCGGGCACCGAGGAGACTCCGGCCGAGGAGACTCCGGCGGAGGATGACAAGAAGTCCTAGCGACAACGCTGTGAACATGCCCGCCATCGATTTCGGTGGCGGGCATGTTCGTCTGCGTCTCGATGTCGCCTACGACGGAACCGGATTCGCCGGCTGGGCGTCGCAGAGCGGACAGCGAACGGTGGCCGGCGTCATCGAGGACGCCCTGTCGACGGTGTTCCGGGTCCCGGTGCTGGTGCGCGCGGCAGGGCGGACCGATGCCGGCGTGCATGCCAGCGGGCAGGTCGCCCACGTGGACGTGCCGGTTGATGCACTTCCGCACGCCTACCCGCGCACTCCCCGTCCGGGAGACAGCGAGTTCGGTCCGCTGGTGCACCGGCTTGCCAAGCTGCTGACCGAGGACGTCCGGGTGGTCGCGATCACGCGTGCCGCACCTGGTTTCGACGCTCGATTCTCCGCGCTGCGCCGCCACTACGTGTACCGCTTGACGACGGCTCCGTACGGCGCCGAACCACACGAGGCGCGGTTCGTGACGGCGTGGCCGCGCGGACTGGATCTCGACGCCATGGCTGCGGGGGCGCGGGAACTGCTGGGGCTGCACGACTTCGCGGCCTTCTGTCGTCACCGCGACGGCGCGACGACCATCCGGGAGCTGCAGCGGCTGGAGTTCACGCGCGACGGGCACCGGATCGAGGTACACGTGAGCGCCGACGCCTTCTGCTGGAACATGGTGCGATCACTGGTCGGGGCGCTGCTCGCGGTGGGAGAGCGGCGTCGTGACCCGGCGTGGTGTGCCGCGCTGCTCACCGCCACGCGGCGCTCGAGTGACTTCGCGGCGGCGCCGGCCCGGGGGTTGACACTGGTCGGGGTGGACTACCCGCCCGACGGTGAGCTCACTGCACGCAACCTGATCACCCGGGATGTGCGCACCGCCGACGAGATCGGTTAGAGCCTGGCTGAACTCATAGCCGACCGACGATGAAGTCGGCGGCCTGGTTGATCATGCCGGCGCCGATATAGGCGGACGCCAGATGCGCGGGCCAGTAGTCCTGCCAGTTCTCCGGCGCGGTGGGATTGCAGATCGGGTCGTCGCCGTGGCACAACTCGATGATCCGGTCGCGCAGCGCCGGGTTGGTGAAGTTGGCGATCGGGCCGACCCAGCTGCTGCCGTTGCCGAACAACGCGACCGCGGCGATGTGCCGGTCGGCGCCGTCCGGCATCGGATTCTTGAAGCCGAACGCGGCGATCGGCACTGCGATCACGACATCGGTGACCGCGGCGCCCAGCGAGTAGCCGCCGAGCACCAGGCGGGTGTCGGGGCAGTTGGCCGTCATGTAGGCGATGCGCTGGCTCATGTCGTTGGCGCCGATGTCGACCTCGGTGTCGGCGGGGTACTTCACCGCGTACAGGTCGATGTCCCTGCCGCTCTTCTCACGTAACGCGCTGGCCAGCGCGTTGCCGATCTGTCCGGCCCCGGGGGACTCGATGCGGCCGCGGGCGAAGATCAGCTCAGCCTGAGGACAGGATTGCGCGGAGGCGACGGGGATCGCCGACGTCGCACCACCGGGGATCGCCGCCGGGGCGATCAGTCCTGAAACAGCGAGAACGACCGCAACCGTCAATTTCCGAATCACCCCGCCGATCATAGCGACCAAGCTGGGTGCCCGCTGTGGAAAAACTGCGGCCGCAAAAGGTGAGGTGTCCGTCGCTCAGATCCGTCCGGCGGCGAAACCCGCTGCTTGGGCGATGTACGGAGAGGACTCGTAGCTGGTGTGGGCGAACGGGTTCCGCCCGTCCGAGCAAATCGGATCACCGTTTGCGCACAGATCGATCGCCTTGCCCGCGAACGAGCCGGCACCGGAAACCGGGTTGCCGAACTTCGTTGCGGGATTACCGAATACCGCGACCGCGGCGACGTTGCCGTTGAGGCCGCCGGGCAGCGGCGGGGCCGATCCGATGTTGCCCACCCTGTTGCCCAGAGGCGGAACGCCGGCCAGCATGTCGATGACCGCCGCGCCTTGGGAGTAGCCGCCGAGCACGATCCGGGTGCCGGGGCACTGCTGGGCCATGAAGGCGATTCGGTTGGTGGCGTCGGTGGCGCCGACCGCGGTGTTGAGGAAGTCGTAGCTGGCGGGATAGTTGACGCCGTAGGTGCCGACCGTGCGGCCGCCGAGCTGCGGTCGCAGTGCGTCGGCGAGGGCCTGGCCCACGCGGCCGACGCCCGCGGGCTCGCTGGTGCCGCGGGCGAAGACGACCTCGACGTCGGGGCAGGGCTGGGCCGCTGCACTCGGCAGGGGCAGCACGAGGGTGGCGGCCATCGGAATTGCCGCCGCGGCAGAGACGGCCGCCAGGATTCGGCGGCTCACGCGGTCAAAAGTCACAAGTCACCGTATCTCACTAGGGGCTACAGCCGTCCCGCCACGAAGCCGGCGGCCTGGTTGGTCAGGCCCGTCGAGACGTAATTGCTGTGCGCGGGGATGTTGTCGCCGGGTCCGCACACCGGGTCACCGGCGTTGCACAGGTCGATGGAGCGTGCTCCCCAGACCGGGCTGGTGGTCAGCGGGAGACCGACTTTTGTCGAAGGATTGCCGAACACCGCGATCGCTGCGACGAAGTCCGGGGTGTTGGGCGGTAGCGGGTTGGTGAACCCGGCGCCGGGGACCGGGATGGCGGCGATGACGTCGATCACCGCGGCGCCCTGAGAGTACCCGCCGAGTACCAGTCGGGTGTTCGGGCAGTTGTTGATCATGTACTGGATGTGACCGCTGGCGTCGTTGGCTCCGGCGGCGACTTGGAGGAAGTCGAAGGTGGCCGGGTAGTTGACGGCGTAGGCGCCGACCGAGCGGCCGCCGACCTGACCGCGCAGCGAGTCGACGAACGCCGACCCGACCCGGCCCAGGCCGGCAGGTTCGTCGGTGCCGCGGGCGAACACCACCTCGATGTCCGGGCAGCCCTGGGCGTGAGCGACGGGGGCGGCGACGGCCGGTGCGATGAGCATCGTGGCGGCGGTGAGGACGGCCGCGGCGAACGACGCGATCCGGCCGGTCGGGCGAGCATCAAGATCGATCTTCATCAGACGATGTTAGCTAGTGGATCTAGCTGATGCCCACCTGATCACTTCGCCAGTTGTGGGGAGTCGACAACGGGCGCATCGGGCCACGTCACGTCGTCGAGTTCCTCGCTTCGGTCCCCCTGGCGGGCCAGCGCGAGACCGATCAGCACGACTGCGCCGCCGATCCCCTGGGTCACGGAGATCGCCTCGCCGAGCAGCACCCATGCCGCCAGCACCGCGAACATCACCTCGGACAGGCCGACCAACGATGCGAACCGGGGCCGGAGCTGGGCGATGCCGATGATGCCGAGCGTGTAGGCGATCGCCGTCGGGACCAGAGCCAGCGCGATGACGGGTACGAGCCACGATGTGGTGAAGCCCGCGATCACGGTGTCGTCGGCGGTGAAGGTCAGCGGCATGACCCCGGCGACGCCGATCAGTCCGACTGTCGCGGCGCCGACGATGAGCCCACCGGCGGCCAGTGTGATCGGGTGCAACCCGGCCTCGCCGTCAGGTCCCGACCCGCCGACCTTGTCCGACATCAGGAAGTAGCAGGCCGCGCAGACGGCGGCGGCCAGGCCGAATGCGACCCCGACGGCGTTGATGTCGGCGCCGGCCAGCCCGCCCGGTCCGAACACCCCGAGGACCAGCATGATGCCCGCGACGGCCAGCGCCACGCCCGCGAGCGTCAGGTTTGTGGGTCGCCGTCGGGTGGTGGCCCAGAGCCAGCCCACCACGATGATGGGGGCGGTGTACTCGAGCAGCAACGCGACGCCGACCGACAGGTGGGCGACCGCGTTGTAGTAGAAGAGTTGGGCGCCTGCGATCGGCACGAGCCCGTACAGAACCACCGTGCGGGCGTGGGTGCGCGCCTCGCCCCACCAGCCGGGGCGCACCACCGAGGCGAAAGCGGCCATCGCCAGGGCGCCGCCGAGCAGCCGGGCCGTGACCGCGGCGGTCGGGCTCCAGCCGGCCTCCATCAGCGACTTCGCGAAGGGTCCCGACGATCCGAACGCGAAGGCCGAGCCGATCGCGAAGAGTAGGCCCATACGGAAATTCGAAGCCACCGGTTCACCTCCAGAAAGATGTCGCCAAGGAATGTAATGAGTAAAATGAGTTACGGTCGTGACGCTATCGCGGAAGGGAGTCACGAGTCAAATGCTTTTTAATCATGACACTGAGCTCACCTTGCGGGCGGTGTGTGTGCTGATCAACACCGACCGGGTCGACGGCGAGCAGCTCGCAGACCTCGCCGCCCTCGATGACTACCTGGCCACGTTCGGTTGGACCGGTCGGCGTGATCACGACGAGGCCGAGTTGGAGTCGGTGCGACAACTCCGGGCGCGGCTCGGTCGGCTGTGGGAGATCGCCGATGACGAGGAACGTGTGGTCGGGCAGGTCAACGCCCTGCTCAGTGACACCCGCGCGGCACCCTGGCTGACGCGCCATGCCGAGATGCCCGAATGGCATCTGCACCTCGCTTCGATCCACGACCCGCTGTGGCAGCGGATGGGTGCGGAGATGGCGATGGCGCTGGCCGACCTGATCCGCTCAGGCGAGTTGCGGCGGCTCAAGGTCTGCGCCGCGCCCGACTGTGAGGCCGTGCTGGTCGACCTGTCCCGCAACCGGTCGGGGAAGTTCTGCGACACCGGTAACTGCGGCAACCGTCAGCACGTGGCGGCCTATCGCGAGCGCCGCTCGAACAAGTGAACAGACCTCTCCCGCAACGCCGTTACGCTGGCGTAGGGGGAGAGAGCCGTTGCAACCTACGACACGCCTGCACGTCAGCGGATACCGGTTCCTGGTGCGTCGGATGGAGCACGCGCTGGTCCGCGGTGACACCCGAATGCTGGACGATCCGATTCGTGCACAATCGATTTCACTGGCCGCGGGAGCGGTGCTGGCCGCCGTCGCCGCGGCAGTCTGTGCCGTCCTCGCGCTGGTGCGGCCGGCCGGCGAACTCGGCGACTCCCTCATCGTCGTCGAACGTGAGACCGGCGCGATGTACGTCAGGGTCGGCGACACCGTGCATCCGGTGTTCAACCTCGCTTCGGCACGGCTGGTGGCAGGTACACCGGCAGACCCGCGCCTTGTCGGCCGCCGGGCGGTCGAGAGCGCCCACCGGGGATCGCTGATCGGCATACCCGCTGCGCCGGAGAAGATCTCGACACCGCTGACCGCCGAGGAATCTGTCTGGACTGTGTGCGACGACGCGCGTGGCGAGACCACTGTCATCGCCGGTCCGATCGCCGACGGTGCCGTCGCGCACGGGCCCGCGGTGCTGGTGACACCGCGGGGCGGTGGCGCCGCCACCACGTACCTGCTCTACGACGGTCGGCGGGCCCGGGTGGACCTGCGTCACCACGCCGTGGTGCGCGCACTGCAACTCGACGGGATCGTCCCGCGACCGGTGTCGGAGGCGGTGCTGTCGGCGATCCCCGAAGCGCCGGCGATCGTCCCGCCGACGATCACCGCCGCCGGCTCTCCGGGCCCCTCCACGCTTCGTGACCACCCGGTCGGATCCGTGCTGAAGGTGCCGCGCGTTGACGCGGAATCATCAAGTGACACAGACTATTTTGTGGTTCTCGCCGACGGTGTGCAGCGTATCGGGCACGTCGTTGCCGATCTGATCCGTTACACCGATGCCCGCGTCGGCGAAGAGATCCCCACGGTGGGGGCAGGCCTGGTCGGCACCGTGCCGGTCGTCGAGGAACTGCCCGTCGCGACCTTCCCGGATCGCGGCGGGGTGACCGACGCCGCGGTGATCTGTTCCCGCTGGCATTCGGATCCTGCCGGGGAGCGGTCCGAAACCACAGTTCTGGTCGGTGAGGTGACGCCGGCGCCCGGGCGTCCGGTTGCGCTGGCGCAGGCCGATGCGGACGGTCCCGCGGTCGATTCCGTGCTCGTGCCCGCCGGACGTAGCGCGTTCGTGTACTCGGTCGGTCTCACCGGTGCCGGACAGGGCACGGGATCGCTTTTCCTGGTTGACGACTCCGGAGTGCGATACGGAATCCGGGACGACGACGCCGCAGGCAGCCTCGGCCTGGATTCCGCGGCCGCGCCGGCGCCGTGGCCGTTGCTTGCGGTGCTTCCCCAGGGACCGGAACTGAGTCGCAGCGGGGCGTCAGTCCCGCACGACCGCGCCATCGCGTCGCCGTAGCCGCTCGATCGCAGCGGAGATCACGATGATCCCGGCGATGACGCCCGAGCAGAGGACCGCTCCCCGAAGCGCCGTCCTCGCGGGGGCCTGCACGACCTCCGTTGCGCTGCCGGCGTCCTCGAGAGGACTGGCGGAAACCGGTTGCGGGGCAACTGAACCCGGATCGCTCACCGCCGCGAGCGCGTCGACCGCACCGTGGCCCACCGTCGAATCCCGGCCGCCGGTCGGGCGGTGTGCGGTCGCCTCGATGCGCGCCATGACCTGCCGGGCCGTCAGTTCGGGGGAGCGAGCGCGGACCAGGGCGGCGATCGCGCTCACCACCGGTGCGGCGTAACTGGTTCCCGACAGTGGTGACCCGTCGGACATGGATTGGACCAGCCCGTCCGCTGCCGGTGCGAGTGACACGATGCCCTCGCCCGGTGCCGCGACGTCGACCCACGGACCGGCGAGGCTGAACTCCGAGGGCGCTCCGTCCGGCCCGATCGAGCCGACGGTGAGCACGTGGTCGTCGTACCACGCCGGACTGACCACCACCGCGACGTCGTCCGATTCGGAGTCCTCCCGGGGATTGTGGCCCGGGCACTGGCCGGGTCCGCCGACGTTTCCCGCCGCGCTCACCACAACGACGTTCTTGAGATCCACGGCGTAGGCCAGCGCCGCCCCCAGGGCCCGGTCGTCGAGCCCTGCTGTCGCGGGCAGGCATGCCACCGACGAGATGTTGATGACGGTGGCGCCGAGGTCGGCGGCCGTGCGCACCGCCGCAGCGAGTGTCTCGACGTCGCCGAAGCCCGATCCGGCCGGATCGTCAGCAGCGCGGAACTTGTTGCTGGACTGCCGGATCGAGAGGATCGTGGCATCGGGTGCGATCCCGGTGAAGGCTTCGGGTGCCGCGGAATCCGGGGAAGCGCCGATGATTCCCGCGATGAGGGTGCCGTGGCCGTCGCAGTCGGAAGCGCCGTCCTGGGTCGACACGTAGTCCCCGCCGGGGACCAGATGTGGCAGCCGTCGATGGCGGGCGACGCCGGTGTCGATCACGGCGACGGTCTGCCCGGCCCCACGGGTCAACTCCCAGATCGTGGACAGATCGATGCCGGCCAGTTGGCCGGGTTCCTGCCCGGAAGGTGGCGCCGCCGGTGCGGTGGCGCAGTCGTCGTACCGGACGGTGGGACGCGGTGGCGCAGGCGGCCCGGCAACG from Mycobacterium sp. DL includes:
- the rplQ gene encoding 50S ribosomal protein L17, with the protein product MPKPTKGPRLGGSSSHQKALLANLATSLFEHGRIKTTEPKARALRPYAEKLITHAKKGTLHNRREVMKKIRDKDVVHILFAEIGPFFSDRSGGYTRIIKVEARKGDNAPMAVIELVREKTVTSEADRARRVSSSKTEQPVAAAAAPQAAVEPEAAEGPTADEVEAVDETPIAEEAEVETPGTEETPAEETPAEDDKKS
- the truA gene encoding tRNA pseudouridine(38-40) synthase TruA gives rise to the protein MNMPAIDFGGGHVRLRLDVAYDGTGFAGWASQSGQRTVAGVIEDALSTVFRVPVLVRAAGRTDAGVHASGQVAHVDVPVDALPHAYPRTPRPGDSEFGPLVHRLAKLLTEDVRVVAITRAAPGFDARFSALRRHYVYRLTTAPYGAEPHEARFVTAWPRGLDLDAMAAGARELLGLHDFAAFCRHRDGATTIRELQRLEFTRDGHRIEVHVSADAFCWNMVRSLVGALLAVGERRRDPAWCAALLTATRRSSDFAAAPARGLTLVGVDYPPDGELTARNLITRDVRTADEIG
- a CDS encoding cutinase family protein — encoded protein: MIGGVIRKLTVAVVLAVSGLIAPAAIPGGATSAIPVASAQSCPQAELIFARGRIESPGAGQIGNALASALREKSGRDIDLYAVKYPADTEVDIGANDMSQRIAYMTANCPDTRLVLGGYSLGAAVTDVVIAVPIAAFGFKNPMPDGADRHIAAVALFGNGSSWVGPIANFTNPALRDRIIELCHGDDPICNPTAPENWQDYWPAHLASAYIGAGMINQAADFIVGRL
- a CDS encoding cutinase family protein produces the protein MAATLVLPLPSAAAQPCPDVEVVFARGTSEPAGVGRVGQALADALRPQLGGRTVGTYGVNYPASYDFLNTAVGATDATNRIAFMAQQCPGTRIVLGGYSQGAAVIDMLAGVPPLGNRVGNIGSAPPLPGGLNGNVAAVAVFGNPATKFGNPVSGAGSFAGKAIDLCANGDPICSDGRNPFAHTSYESSPYIAQAAGFAAGRI
- a CDS encoding cutinase family protein, which gives rise to MKIDLDARPTGRIASFAAAVLTAATMLIAPAVAAPVAHAQGCPDIEVVFARGTDEPAGLGRVGSAFVDSLRGQVGGRSVGAYAVNYPATFDFLQVAAGANDASGHIQYMINNCPNTRLVLGGYSQGAAVIDVIAAIPVPGAGFTNPLPPNTPDFVAAIAVFGNPSTKVGLPLTTSPVWGARSIDLCNAGDPVCGPGDNIPAHSNYVSTGLTNQAAGFVAGRL
- a CDS encoding EamA family transporter, with product MGLLFAIGSAFAFGSSGPFAKSLMEAGWSPTAAVTARLLGGALAMAAFASVVRPGWWGEARTHARTVVLYGLVPIAGAQLFYYNAVAHLSVGVALLLEYTAPIIVVGWLWATTRRRPTNLTLAGVALAVAGIMLVLGVFGPGGLAGADINAVGVAFGLAAAVCAACYFLMSDKVGGSGPDGEAGLHPITLAAGGLIVGAATVGLIGVAGVMPLTFTADDTVIAGFTTSWLVPVIALALVPTAIAYTLGIIGIAQLRPRFASLVGLSEVMFAVLAAWVLLGEAISVTQGIGGAVVLIGLALARQGDRSEELDDVTWPDAPVVDSPQLAK
- a CDS encoding CGNR zinc finger domain-containing protein; the protein is MLFNHDTELTLRAVCVLINTDRVDGEQLADLAALDDYLATFGWTGRRDHDEAELESVRQLRARLGRLWEIADDEERVVGQVNALLSDTRAAPWLTRHAEMPEWHLHLASIHDPLWQRMGAEMAMALADLIRSGELRRLKVCAAPDCEAVLVDLSRNRSGKFCDTGNCGNRQHVAAYRERRSNK
- the eccB gene encoding type VII secretion protein EccB; the encoded protein is MQPTTRLHVSGYRFLVRRMEHALVRGDTRMLDDPIRAQSISLAAGAVLAAVAAAVCAVLALVRPAGELGDSLIVVERETGAMYVRVGDTVHPVFNLASARLVAGTPADPRLVGRRAVESAHRGSLIGIPAAPEKISTPLTAEESVWTVCDDARGETTVIAGPIADGAVAHGPAVLVTPRGGGAATTYLLYDGRRARVDLRHHAVVRALQLDGIVPRPVSEAVLSAIPEAPAIVPPTITAAGSPGPSTLRDHPVGSVLKVPRVDAESSSDTDYFVVLADGVQRIGHVVADLIRYTDARVGEEIPTVGAGLVGTVPVVEELPVATFPDRGGVTDAAVICSRWHSDPAGERSETTVLVGEVTPAPGRPVALAQADADGPAVDSVLVPAGRSAFVYSVGLTGAGQGTGSLFLVDDSGVRYGIRDDDAAGSLGLDSAAAPAPWPLLAVLPQGPELSRSGASVPHDRAIASP
- the mycP gene encoding type VII secretion-associated serine protease mycosin, with the protein product MRTTRVVAVIVLALAPVQTAATAAAVTPPPLDDSRLPVAGPPAPPRPTVRYDDCATAPAAPPSGQEPGQLAGIDLSTIWELTRGAGQTVAVIDTGVARHRRLPHLVPGGDYVSTQDGASDCDGHGTLIAGIIGASPDSAAPEAFTGIAPDATILSIRQSSNKFRAADDPAGSGFGDVETLAAAVRTAADLGATVINISSVACLPATAGLDDRALGAALAYAVDLKNVVVVSAAGNVGGPGQCPGHNPREDSESDDVAVVVSPAWYDDHVLTVGSIGPDGAPSEFSLAGPWVDVAAPGEGIVSLAPAADGLVQSMSDGSPLSGTSYAAPVVSAIAALVRARSPELTARQVMARIEATAHRPTGGRDSTVGHGAVDALAAVSDPGSVAPQPVSASPLEDAGSATEVVQAPARTALRGAVLCSGVIAGIIVISAAIERLRRRDGAVVRD